The window TCTATATCCATACCATCATAATCTTTTATACCTGATTTTATTTTAGTTAATAATGCGTTTGCCTTCATTATACCAATCCCATTATCTCTATTTACCTATTCAAAAAAACAAACTTTTCCTCCTGGTGCAGATACAAGTTGAAAACCTTTTTCATCGGCTAGAGTCCAACTTTCATACTCAGTGCTATTACTAAATAATTCAAGGTATAATCCATTACTAAAATGAATAAGCAAATCGGATACTGGAGGAATACATTCTATATGTTGAATAGCTTGTCCCTTTAATAAGTCAAGTAATTTCTTATGTGTTTTTTTATGGGTTTCTTTTGAATTGTATTCGCTACAACCTACTACAATGGTTTCGTTATCTCTTAGTCGCCAAGAACACTCAATCATTAACGTGACATTTTCCTCAAAAATGAAAAGGGGATACCTATCGTTTATCTCGATGACTTTTTTATGGATAAATTGATCTAGAGTAAAATTATACATACTTACCACCTACCAAGCTTATTATTTATCTGTATTTTTTACAATTTTGTATGTCTTTATTCTCTTGGAAGTATTAATCATTAGATCTTTTCTTTTTCCTCTTGATTTAATGTCTCAAGCAATTGGCAATCATCTTCTAATAATAAGCATGTAACAAGATCCAAGTCTTTTGCTACATGATCTAACTTATGATTAAGCGCCTCAATACCATCAGCTATCCTTTTTAGATTTTCATTATTCTCTATTTCTCTCATTGTCTGTTTCTCATGTTCATCTAATACGGTTAGACCTTTGACCCACGCATTATAATTAAGACATATCCGAGAATCAATATCGTTCTGGTCTTGCTTTAAGAACGGTTGTGGCGTCAAGGTTCGAGCATGATTTTCAATAATGGTACCATTAATCCACTTAGACCGTTTTATAATATTTGCAAGATGTTTTGTTTGTACCAGTGAACCAAATATTTGACTTCCTTGTAATATAGTGTCCTCAGAGATATCACTTTTTTCTTCCATGACAATTTCATTCGGTTTACCTTTGAATATACTCTCCACGTAATACCCCTCCCAATCTATCAGATTTGCTATCTATCTTATGGTATCAATAAATAGTCTTCAATTATATATCGGTAAGAGGTACATGGTTTATTAACGATATTGTTTTCCTTAGAAGGTCATCTCGTATTATAACCCTCTAATGAAAACAGTATGTTATTATTCATTTTATCTTCTTTCATTATTTTTTTAGTAAACGAATCTAACATTTGTTTACAGCGTTTTTATCATACATAGGCTATTGTTATTTCCCACATAGGGAGGATAATTGTCTGTTACTTCATAACCAAGCTTATGATACAATTTAATAGCTTCATCTTGTTTATCGCCTGTTTCTAAAATCATGTATAAGAAACCTTTTTCCTTGGCCAATGTTTCTAATTCTTGAATGATTAATTTGGCTAAGCCCTGTTTACGATATGCTTCTCTTACAAATAACCGTTTTAACTCCACTTTCGTTGTGTTATATGCCTTAAATGCACCACATGCTACGGCTATTCCATCTTTCTCTATAATAACCACATCGTTAATCTTATCTAATTTGTTATACGCATTATACGTTTTTTGAAGCTCACCATATCGCTTGTAAAGATCCTCATCTAACAACTTAACAAGTTTTAAAAAATATTCATGATGACCGTCTGTATGTATTACTTTCAAGTTTTGAACCCTCCAATCTAAAAAAGTTTATCTGGCATGATATTTATTATATGCTAACAAATATTATTCTAATATGCAATCATAACTTATCATTCCCATGAATCATGTTTGTGTCAATGAAATAGTTGATAAATCTTCCTTGTATTTAATAGGGAAATTTATTTTACTTGAAAACATTTATGTTCTGTATACATTTAATATGAGATTTGGCTTACAAAATAATTTATAGTATAATTATCTTATTAATTTACTGGAGGTGTATTATGGATTACGGTTTTTCATTAAGCTATATTGGTATTATAGGTTTCCTTTTAATTCCCATATTATTGCTTTTGTAATAATACGATTAACATAGGCTAAGATAATCATCAGAGCTATACAAAACGTATATCTCTCATCAATAATCACAGCAGCATAAGGTTTTTCTTTATGTATGAATAAGCGTTTTAGTTGGGTATGAATAGTGTAATCCATACGATTTATTGATGCACATTTGTTCAGTACATATCATATTATACTGTGAAATCATAAAAAGGAATGAGCATCATATATAAAGTTTTTTTACCCTATGTATTTCCTTACTGGGTTCCCATTCCATATAATATGCATGAACCATATGCTACTCCTTACTCGGTCAATACACAAGCATATAACAGATACAATAGAAGAGGATTTAGGCGCATTAAAGATTATGGCCCAGAACCATTTGTTGTTAACATTGATGAAGCTACTATGGATAATAATACTTTCCGTTCCACATTATGGACAGGTGAAAACCTTCAAGTTTCATTAATGAGTATTAACGTAGGCGAGGACATTGGTTTAGAAATTCATCCTACAGTTGACCAATTTATACGTGTTGAACAAGGTGAAGCGCTTGTTGAAATAGGTGACCGTAAAGATATGTTATCTTTTCAAGAAGAAGTCTATGATGACTATGCTATTATGATACCCGCTGGAAAATGGCACAATGTAACAAATATCGGTAACAGTCCACTCAAAGTGTACACAATCTATGCACCACCTGAACATCCACGTGATACAATTCATAGAACCAAAGCAGATGCTGAAGCCGCTGAAGAAAACCATGGCCATTATTAATTTATGATTTATGGTTCTCGTGTATAAATTTTTATATGATTTAAACATAGGTTATTCACTCTTAAAAGGTGGTAAGTGATATTTGCCACCTTATTTTTATTTTGTACGAGAGTTTCTTAATTAATCATATGAAAATAGAAGTTTTTTTATAAGCTTCTAGGATATTTTGTTAATGAGACAACTTGCTTATTTTATCAAATTCCTACTCCTTTAAAAATATGCCTAACGCCTACTTTAATACCATTACAAATACTCTTCATTTAATCTGCAAATAATTTCTTAGCAATCAATAACACATAAATGCCAAGTAGCCGAATAATTAAACTAAACAGAGCATATAGATCGCCCATAATTATTGCAAAAAGACATACGACAGCATTTAGAAGTAGTGTTATTAGTGCAAACATGAATCCAATTCTTATTCGCATAAGTAGTAAAATAGCTGATATAATTTCTAGAATAGCCATTATTACGCTATAATAGGTTATATACGTAATAGAAATTCTATATATACTATCTGCATTAAATAAATGGCGATAACTCAACCACGACATATTGGGTCCAATAACTTTTATTAGTCCCATAATACCGCCAACGAGCATATATATTACAAGAAAATAAAATATTAATTTTGTCCTTTTCATATTACTCTCCATATTTTTACACGTTTTTTCCCCGGAGCTAAAGTTGTAGCATAGTATTTCAGTTATTGTCTTGCTTTTATTATCACCAAAAGATACAATATATTAGGGGTGATAAATAATGAATAACTTTAAAGATTTTTTCACATTAGGTAAGCTTTCAGTCTCATATGTCATGCATAAAATTTTTTATATTGGTATTTTAGTTATAGCCTTCAAAGCTTATCTATTTGCAAAAGGTATTTATCTTACACATACCTACATGAAAGGAATTGAATTTGTTCAAGATGGTCAACATTTGTTTACTTCAACAGAAGTACCCAATAAACCATTGGCTATATTTGGATTTATCATTTTTTTCATAATCGTTCTTGTTATATGGAAATTTATTTGTGAATTGCTAATTAAATTCTTTAGTTACTTTGAGTCATAATTTAGGTAGTTAATCTCCTAAATTAATTCGTTTAAAAACTACATTATATTTTTAGCCGAATAATTTGCCCATCTTAAATGGGCAATTTTATTGTAATTCTCATATATTGTTATAAGCGTTTATTATGTTGACGATACCCATGAAGTAAATAATTTAGAAATGATCTTCCACTCATTTTCACTTCTCTGAAATTGAAAATTATTTATGAAGTTAAGTCCTAATAAGTTATTTTCCTTCAAAGTTGCCCATGCAATATCTTCTACTACATTTATTTCAGTAATTTCGCATTCATATGATTCATCAGCAATTTTACCATCTATGGTTTCAAAAAAACTATTCGGTGAACTAATTTCTAATTTTACATCAGGCAAATCACCACTCATTATAGCATTCTCAGCAAAAAGGCTTTTAAGTAACGATGAATCTCCTGTACGACTACCTTTTATGTATAGATCTATAATACTTTTAATTTGTAATTTTTCGTCCATTTCATTCCCTCCAATCTAAATCTTCATCTAAGCTGTTAACATTTTTCTCTAACATCAAAACCTGCAACGATCTACTTTCAACTCCTGATTAAACATCTAGGTATTAGTGCTAAAAAATTCATTTGTAAATATTAATAACCTCCATTCTTTTTTAATATTCAGTATATTAGTAATCTTATAGTATCAAAATACTTACTTTAAATCAAGTAAAAGAATCTATCATTAGATAGACTCTTTTTTATGTGTTAATTGTATGTTTAATTATATAATAACCATAGTACGACCTATATTAAATTTTATCCTGTAAATAGTAGAACATTATTCTTAAATACGTTTGTGATTTGTTATATTATGTTTAATGGTAACAGTTATTATGATACTCAATAGTAATACAATGCCATATAATAAAACAAATAATTTTATTTCAGGTGGATTAGATGGATATGGGCGGATGGGGTAGCCTTTTATTAAATCAGTAATTATTGATATTGGTATAAAGATAAACAATGCAATATTCGCCATTACAATAATAACGGGTATATGTACTGATGAACAAATTGCTTTGCCAATAAATAATGCTGCAATACCAACAATCTGGATAATCATTCCAACCGCAATGGATTCAAGTTCTTGATTCGCATCCCATCCCCCTATAGCAATTAATAACCCAACTGCAATAAAGAATATCGAAGTAATAAAAAGAATTTTTGCCGTAGTGTAATTGTTATCTGAATCGTTATTCGTGTGCTCAGATTCTTTTAATAAGTAATCTGTTGATACCAAAAAAAACTCGCTCATTAAAACTATTTTATTTAATTCTGGGATTGAATTGTCCAATTCCCATTTAGAAATAGACTGACGAGATACATTCAATTTTTCTGCTAGTTCCTCTTGTGACAAGCCCTTAGATTTTCTGAGTTGTTGTATTCTTTGTCCTAAACTCATATATAGAACCTCCTTATATTTAATGCACTTAGTATACCAATATCTACAGTTGCACTCTAGCAATTAGGTCTTGAAAATCCGCAACTGACAGTAGCAGGCTTTATCTATCCCTTAATCTATCCCCTAGAATATTACGTTCCATTATCTTTCTTATCATTCATGTACTTTTTAATTTTTACAATAATAGTTACCATTAATATCAACCTAGTAAACTTTCTCCACGCCAATCATCTATATGCTGCCAGTTCATTATAGGAACATTGTTTTTAGTCGTAACTGATCCAAGAATAATCTTATTATCCTTTTTGTTCTTCTTGTTCTTAAAATAATGCTCTAAGGTCGTTCTTGTAGTAAATGTCATCTTTTTCTGGAATAAATCACCACATACATCAACCCAATATAATTCACCCTCATTACACTCTATAACATTAGTTTTATCTGTATGACCAAAATAAATATATTGTATTCGCATTTCTAAATCATGTCTCCTAAATACAATATATTTAAGTTCCAGATTTGATAAATGTTCTTCACGTAATCCAGTTTCTTCTTCAATCTCACGTAAACAAGCAACTTTGGGTAAGTTCAATTCTTCTTGCTCTAGATGACCTCCAATTGCTGCCCATATACCGGGTGCAAATGCTCTTTTCTCATCTCTTTTCATCATAAGCACCTTGTCAGAATTAAAAATGAATGCTGTAGCACATGTTCTTAATTTTATCATCGTAGACCCTCCAACAAATTGTTCTATACGTATATAGGTCAAGTACTATTTGACCAGAAAATTCTGCAATGTGGTTACTACTCTGTGCATACTACCACGTTATGTTGAAATTGCCCTTCGCTTCTTTTCCAATAAGAGCAATCTTAATTCTCTTATCTCTACTCTTAACACTTATAACTCTACAAAATTCATGTATTTCTACAGGCCCATTACTTTCTTCTTGCAAACTTTCTTTTTCTTCTTTATATTCATCTTCTGATAGATTAATACTAGTAATAACATTTCCTTGAGAATCTCTAAATTGAACCTCAATTGCTCCTTCAGTAATTAAATAATTATACTGGAATTCATATTTTTTTCCTTCTTGAGTACTAAACGATCTAATATCTTCCCCATCTAGCTTTGAAAATTCCATCATTATTTTCCCATATTCTGATTCCTCTACTAAACCCATATGATTTGCAAATGCTTCAAATTCAAGAGTCTCTTTTCTACACCCAGTTAAAACAATCATAAAGACTAATAAACAGATTATTGCTTTTTGTAATTTCATATAACCTCCAAAATCATTATTCCTTAAACATTACTAAAAAATATTATCGACTAGTAACTAGCCTTTTTACTAAATAATACCTTACCTAATAGTACATTGAAAAGTTGCTAAAGTTATATATGTGTTAATGGATTTGGGTAGCTTGACTCACTATTAATCTTTCAAAAGTATAAAAAACAATTAATTTTCCTAACCTTATTGTATCATTTCTTTCATTCGCTGTTTATAAAGTTCTACTGTTTCATGATAATCCATAAGAATGCCTTCTTCTCTGACAAAATTTCCATAGCCTATGGGCTCTCCCTTTAATCGAGGTAAAAGTTGAAAATGTAAATGATTTCTTTTACCATCACATATGGTGCACATATATACTTTTACTGCACCTATAATTTCTTTATGAAGTTTAATGATCGCATCTGATATTTTTAATATATGTACACCTAAGTCAAGTGGCATTTCAGAGATATCTTCATAATGTTCTTTTGAAACTATAATCGTCTGTCCCGTGGCTCTAGGGTATTTTTCAAATTGACACCTTACTTTTTCATCTTCATAGAAAATTAATCCATCATCAGGAAATATATCTCCATGTTCAAAATTATGACACCCAAAGCATATGTTATTTTCTTGTAATTCCCTTATTTTTAAACCCCTTTGTATTAGGTCTTTCTTATCATTTTCTGATAGCTCTTTAACATACAAATTATATCACCTCTCCACAAAATTATTAATTGTCATTGTACCACAAGTTATTATTAAAGTAATATACTGCTTACATGATGTTGGTCTATCAATTAAATTACTTTATTGTTTCATCATGAATTTCTAACATTATGTCTGAGAATTTTTCTTTTTCTACTAAATGCGGTTCATGAGCTGACTCTTCAAACCAGTAAAACTCCTTCCTTGGTGCTTTTATCATATGATAATATTCCTCTATAAGTGTTGATGGTGTATTATAGTCATATCTCCCAGCACAAAAATAAACGGGTACCTCAAAGGTAGTATATTTTTTTCTAAAGTCTGCTTTTTCTCTGTTCATAAATAATGTATCGATTGAATACAAATTACCTAATAAGAATTTAATACCATCTATCCATGAATATTCTGGTGATAGTAAACTACCTTTAATTATTTCATTTACTGTAATAACTTCTATTTCAAACCCACCATATTTCTTTAACCATTTCCTTTGAACAAATGTATCTTTTCTACTATCTTTATATGGCGGTTCTCCTAGCTCTTCTAGTTCAGTTAATGCCTTCTCATTCTGTTCCTCAGTTGCTTTTTGTAATACATATTCATAAGATAACCTTTCTCCATCAATATCATCGACTACTTGTCCTATACCAACATAAGCTATAACCTTTTCTGGTACACTTTGAATCGTTTCTATTCCCAGTACCGTTCCCCATGAATGCCCCACTACATATACTTTTTCTTTATTAAATCTATGACATAAATAATCTATAAGTGCGACTGTATCTTTTTCTAACTGTTTTTGAGTCATTGTATTATCATCAATATTAAATGCATACGATTTACCTGACCCACGTTGGTCCCAATTGACTACAACAAAGTTCTTTTCCAACTGACTTTGAAATTTCCTAGCATAACTTATAAAAGAATAGCCTGGACCACCATGAAGAAATAAATATTATGGGATTATCTATATTATTCCCTCTTATCATAATCGATTGATTAATACCGCCAAGCTCTAACTTAGATAATTCAGCAATACTACCCTTTATTACTCTATAATGTTCATCTCTTATTTTAGGTGTATAAGTTGGAAAAAATATTATCAAAATTACGATTAAAATAAAAATTATTTTCTTCTTATGTTTGAAAATCATTATAATTAACTCCTATTACATTTTCTGCCACACTCATTATACCATAGATGAGCGAAGGAAAATATACTGTTAAATGATCCACTGGTCACCCCGACCACCGTTACCTCTCAAATCTATAATAAAAACTTATTCCTTTTAGGTTTTAAGCAACTTTAAGATCGTGCACATGCTGGACACACACAAAAGAACCTCGTATATTTTTTATACGAAGTTCTTTTGAAGATTTCTTAACTAAATGACATTGGTTCACCTACAATCCCTTTTTTTCTTCCCAAAGTCGTATGCGTTCTTCATGACTCACTTCTTTATGTATTTGATGCAGCATCCATTGATAGCCGAAAGCGTCAGTAAATATGGCATTAGAAACTCCATAATCAGGTATATCAATCACTGATTGTACCTCTATGCAGCCCAAACTTATTGCTTTTGAAAATGTTTCTTTAATGTCTGGGACTAGGATGTTAAACCAAATTGTATTGGGCCTTTCTGGGTTTGGCGCATTCAACCCAAACTTCGGGTTTTCATCCAACATATGAAAGTGTACTCCGTATAAGGTAAAAATAACTTCGTTTTCACCTTTGGGTAAATTTGAAACCTCAACACGCTTGATATCAAATATTTTTTCGTATAATTCCAATGCTTTCAAACTCTCTGTAACAACCATATCAATTTCTACGCCAACCATTACAAACACTCCTCGCATAATATAAAATTCTAGCCGGTTGTCCTACCTTATACAATGTCGTAATTATCTTTTAATTTATTATAGCATAAGCACTATGCTGATGCAATTTTGCACTCTTTATTGATTACAGCTGATTAAATATGAGATCAAAAAGAAGCCGACTACAATAATAATCGACTCCTTTCGACAAAAGAAATTTCCTAGCATAACTTATAAAAGAATAGCCTGGACCACCATGAAGAAATAATATTATCAAAATTACAATTAAATTAAAAATTATTTTCTTCTTATGTGTGAAAATCATTATAATTAACTCCTATTACATTTTCTGCCACACTCATTATACCACAGATGAGAGAAGGAATTAGAAATGCTTGAACGAATCAATATAAATGCTTTGGTTTGATTCAAAATTTTCAATGATTAATTGCTTCAAGTATTCAGAGTACGCATCCCATTGTCCACTACGCTCAGCCCAAGCGATTTCGGAAGCTGCATTGATTAAGAAGGACTTATGCAATAGGTCTTTTTCCACTTTGCCATCTGGATAATACCCTTCTAGATATGCTTTCACAAAAGCAGTTGAATTCTTTGTCATTATAGATTTTGGGAAACTCGTTGTATCAACTATAAAATTAATAGTCCGTGCAACATCATGTAATGATGATCCTATGGAAGGCTCAGCCCAGTCAATAACTATGAGATTTTCATCTTGACACATTATGTTGTATGGCATAAAATCCCCATGCAACAAAGAAATTTTATTTGGTATTTCCTCCAATAACTCTTTAAGCCATGTATTGATCTCTGTGGGCAGCGACTGATTCCTATTTAAAAATTCTCTCATAAATTCATTGACATAACTTAGACTTTCCAGTTCTTGAGAGATTTTTTTATTATGTAACTTTCTATGAGCACTTCCAAAATGCTTGGCATAGTGACTAAAATTTTCAGGATTCTTATCAATTACATCTTGAAACAGACTTCCAGAAATTTCTTCCATTGTATAGCCATGCCTTGAATCTAAATATACCTTATCAAAAACCTTAGGAGTAAAATCAGCTGTTTCTCCCATAAATTTAGCTATTTTATATTCTGATTCAAACTCATTTACATCATACATGTCCTTTTTAATAAGCTTTACTACTTTTCCTCCTCCAATGCTAAAGACCTCAGATGTTTCTCCTTCTCCAATTTTGAACACAGCTTTCTCCTCCATTCTATACAATTTCATTGCCTTTCTCATATCAACTGTTACTTATGCTCTGATACAATCGCAAAAAATAATGTATTATTGAACCCTATAATAACATTGTCCATATCCAAATAACCCTATTATTTATGGTATTGTTCACCTCAATTAATCCTAAACTCCGACTTATATCATATTATACAAAATCCACCTCAATCATTCCTAATTGTGATGGATTTTTCTAGTGGAGGTGAGGCTTGGTGTTCCACAGTTTTTCTTCACCTATATTTTCTTTATGGGCCTTTAACAATAATTCTATATATTCGCATTATCATTGATGTACGGCTGCCCCCATTTGCACATTTCTGTTAAAATAGGCATAAGGGAAAGACCTTTAGAAGAAAGGGAATATTCTACTTTTGGAGGTATTTGAGGATATTCCTTGCGAATAATTAAACCATCATTTTGTAAATCATTCAACTGCTTACTTAGCATTTTATGTGTTATTCCATTTAACAATCTTCTTAACTCCCCATAGCGTAAAACCTTACGAAGTAATAATAAGAAAAGGATTCTCATTTTCCATTTTCCTCCGATCAATGATAATGTATATTCAAAGGGTTCAGTATTAGCTTCAAAATTTCCATTTAAAATGATGAACACTCTCCTTCTATATAGTACCTAACTAAAAAGTGCATACTTACTTTGTTAGTTATTTTATTATATGATGAAGATGAAGTCAAGATGTAGAAGGAGAGATTTGATGAACAAAAATATACTTGTAGTAACAGGAAGCCCGAGAAAAGGTGGAAATAGCGATATACTGGCCGATAGTTTTATCACACAGGTTCAAGAAAGAGGATTTAGCGTTCAAAAATACGAGGCTGCTTTTCATAACATTCTGCCTTGCAAAGCATGTAATGCATGTTGGAGTAAAGATCATCCTTGTTTTTTTAACGATGACTTTAACGTATTTTCGACTATGTTAGAAGCAGCTGATGTAATAGTTTTTGTCACCCCCTTATATTGGTATGGGTTTTCTGCACAAATAAAACTTGCTATTGATAAATTTTACGCCTATGAAGTTCCTCAATGCCCAAAACCACTTAAGATTAAAGAAAGTGCATTTATTGTATGTGGATCAAATCCTAGTGAACAAGGTTATCAAGGTATTATCCAAAGCTACAAGGATATATGTGCCTTCACTGGTTGGAAAAATCGAGGTGTTTTAGTTGTGCCAGGAGTAACAGAAAAAGGTGATGTACGTAAGAAAAATTATTTAGAAAAAGTGAAAAAGTTGTGTGATAACTTTAAAAGTTCCACAGAAGAAGTAGAATAGAAGATTAAAGTATTTGAAAACGACATATAAAGGCATTTTCAACCCAGAACTTCTATGTAAAAATCCACCACAATCATTCCTAATTGTGGTGGATTTTTCTAATGGAGGTGAGGGGAATTGAACCCCTGT is drawn from Vallitalea pronyensis and contains these coding sequences:
- a CDS encoding helix-turn-helix domain-containing protein, whose protein sequence is MSLGQRIQQLRKSKGLSQEELAEKLNVSRQSISKWELDNSIPELNKIVLMSEFFLVSTDYLLKESEHTNNDSDNNYTTAKILFITSIFFIAVGLLIAIGGWDANQELESIAVGMIIQIVGIAALFIGKAICSSVHIPVIIVMANIALFIFIPISIITDLIKGYPIRPYPSNPPEIKLFVLLYGIVLLLSIIITVTIKHNITNHKRI
- a CDS encoding HIT family protein, which gives rise to MYVKELSENDKKDLIQRGLKIRELQENNICFGCHNFEHGDIFPDDGLIFYEDEKVRCQFEKYPRATGQTIIVSKEHYEDISEMPLDLGVHILKISDAIIKLHKEIIGAVKVYMCTICDGKRNHLHFQLLPRLKGEPIGYGNFVREEGILMDYHETVELYKQRMKEMIQ
- a CDS encoding winged helix-turn-helix transcriptional regulator is translated as MILNGNFEANTEPFEYTLSLIGGKWKMRILFLLLLRKVLRYGELRRLLNGITHKMLSKQLNDLQNDGLIIRKEYPQIPPKVEYSLSSKGLSLMPILTEMCKWGQPYINDNANI
- a CDS encoding GNAT family N-acetyltransferase, with the translated sequence MKVIHTDGHHEYFLKLVKLLDEDLYKRYGELQKTYNAYNKLDKINDVVIIEKDGIAVACGAFKAYNTTKVELKRLFVREAYRKQGLAKLIIQELETLAKEKGFLYMILETGDKQDEAIKLYHKLGYEVTDNYPPYVGNNNSLCMIKTL
- a CDS encoding flavodoxin family protein: MNKNILVVTGSPRKGGNSDILADSFITQVQERGFSVQKYEAAFHNILPCKACNACWSKDHPCFFNDDFNVFSTMLEAADVIVFVTPLYWYGFSAQIKLAIDKFYAYEVPQCPKPLKIKESAFIVCGSNPSEQGYQGIIQSYKDICAFTGWKNRGVLVVPGVTEKGDVRKKNYLEKVKKLCDNFKSSTEEVE
- a CDS encoding NUDIX domain-containing protein encodes the protein MIKLRTCATAFIFNSDKVLMMKRDEKRAFAPGIWAAIGGHLEQEELNLPKVACLREIEEETGLREEHLSNLELKYIVFRRHDLEMRIQYIYFGHTDKTNVIECNEGELYWVDVCGDLFQKKMTFTTRTTLEHYFKNKKNKKDNKIILGSVTTKNNVPIMNWQHIDDWRGESLLG
- a CDS encoding cupin domain-containing protein translates to MSIIYKVFLPYVFPYWVPIPYNMHEPYATPYSVNTQAYNRYNRRGFRRIKDYGPEPFVVNIDEATMDNNTFRSTLWTGENLQVSLMSINVGEDIGLEIHPTVDQFIRVEQGEALVEIGDRKDMLSFQEEVYDDYAIMIPAGKWHNVTNIGNSPLKVYTIYAPPEHPRDTIHRTKADAEAAEENHGHY
- a CDS encoding phosphotransferase family protein — its product is MRKAMKLYRMEEKAVFKIGEGETSEVFSIGGGKVVKLIKKDMYDVNEFESEYKIAKFMGETADFTPKVFDKVYLDSRHGYTMEEISGSLFQDVIDKNPENFSHYAKHFGSAHRKLHNKKISQELESLSYVNEFMREFLNRNQSLPTEINTWLKELLEEIPNKISLLHGDFMPYNIMCQDENLIVIDWAEPSIGSSLHDVARTINFIVDTTSFPKSIMTKNSTAFVKAYLEGYYPDGKVEKDLLHKSFLINAASEIAWAERSGQWDAYSEYLKQLIIENFESNQSIYIDSFKHF
- a CDS encoding alpha/beta fold hydrolase, with the protein product MSYARKFQSQLEKNFVVVNWDQRGSGKSYAFNIDDNTMTQKQLEKDTVALIDYLCHRFNKEKVYVVGHSWGTVLGIETIQSVPEKVIAYVGIGQVVDDIDGERLSYEYVLQKATEEQNEKALTELEELGEPPYKDSRKDTFVQRKWLKKYGGFEIEVITVNEIIKGSLLSPEYSWIDGIKFLLGNLYSIDTLFMNREKADFRKKYTTFEVPVYFCAGRYDYNTPSTLIEEYYHMIKAPRKEFYWFEESAHEPHLVEKEKFSDIMLEIHDETIK
- a CDS encoding nuclear transport factor 2 family protein, producing the protein MDEKLQIKSIIDLYIKGSRTGDSSLLKSLFAENAIMSGDLPDVKLEISSPNSFFETIDGKIADESYECEITEINVVEDIAWATLKENNLLGLNFINNFQFQRSENEWKIISKLFTSWVSST
- a CDS encoding VOC family protein, coding for MVGVEIDMVVTESLKALELYEKIFDIKRVEVSNLPKGENEVIFTLYGVHFHMLDENPKFGLNAPNPERPNTIWFNILVPDIKETFSKAISLGCIEVQSVIDIPDYGVSNAIFTDAFGYQWMLHQIHKEVSHEERIRLWEEKKGL
- a CDS encoding DUF6188 family protein, with the protein product MYNFTLDQFIHKKVIEINDRYPLFIFEENVTLMIECSWRLRDNETIVVGCSEYNSKETHKKTHKKLLDLLKGQAIQHIECIPPVSDLLIHFSNGLYLELFSNSTEYESWTLADEKGFQLVSAPGGKVCFFE